Within Paracoccus jeotgali, the genomic segment GCGCCTGTTGCGCGGGCGTGCTGGCGGCGGCGAACAGCACCGGCTCGACCAGGGTCAGGCTGCGAATGGCGTGGGGCGCGCCGACCGCGATCCGCAGCGCCACGGTCGCGCCGAAGCTGTGGCCGATCAGGTCCAACGGCCGGTCGATCAGGCTGGCGGCGTGGCGGGTGACGACGCCGTGCAGATCGTCGCCCTGCCAGTCCGGGCTGCGGCCATGGCCGGGATAGTCGAAGGCGCGCAGGTCGATCAGCCCATCCAGATGCTCGGCCAGCGGCTGAAACAGCCCCGAGGCGCCCATCATGCAATGCAGTCCGAGCGCCGGCCGGTCCGGGTCGCCGGGGAAATGGCGGCTGGCCAGCGGCGGAAGGGTCGCGGCCTCGGTCACAGGCTGGCCAAATGCGCGTCGAGGAAGTCGAGCCGGTCCTGCCCCCAGAACTTCTGCCCGGTCTCGCGCACGATATAAAAGGGCACGCCAAAGACCCCGGCCGCGACCGCGTCTTCAAGATTGCGGCCATATTGCTCGGCCCCGGTGAACAGGCCGCGATCGGCAAGGGCGGGGTCGTGCCCGGTCGCCGACAGGATCTCGCGGATGGTGGCGTCGTCGGCGATGTCGCGCTCCTCTGCCCAGACGGCGCGCAGAAAGGCACGGACCAGCCCGGCCACGTCGCCGCCCTCGGCCTGCGCGGCGATCACGGCATAGGATGAGGGCGCCATGTTCACCGGAAAATGCGCCGGCCGCAGGGTCAGCGGCATCTCCAGATGCGCCGACCACCGCGTCAGCTCTTGCAGGCGATAGTCCTGCCGCGACTCGTGGCGCTGCGGCAGGGGCAGCCCGCCGGTGCGCCCGAACAGTTGCGGCATGTCGAGCGGGCGATAGGCGATGGTCGCGCCGTGGCGTTCGGCGATGCGCTCCAGCCGGTCGCCCGCCAGATAGCACCACGGGCTTGCCGTCGCGAGGAAGTAATCGATCTGGGCCATTACCGCTCTCCGGTGACGGTTGAGGTTTGCGGGCAGGCTATCCCGGTGGTAAGTCCGCTGCAATCGCCCGAATCCCGGCTGCCGAAGGATGAACCCATGCCCGCGATGACCGAACCCAAGCTGATTTCCGGTAACTCGAATCGGCCCCTGGCCCATGCCATCGCCCGCCGCATGTCGATGCATCGCGGCATGAATGTGTCCCCGGTGGATGCGCGGGTCGAGCGGTTCAACGATCAGGAGATTTTCGTCGAGGTGTTCGACAACGTCCGTGGCGAGGACATGTACATCATCCAGTCGACCTCGAACCCGGCCAACGACAACCTGATGGAGTTGCTGATCATGACCGATGCGCTGCGGCGGTCATCGGCCAGCCGGATTACTGCGGTCATCCCCTATTTCGGCTATGCCCGGCAGGACCGCCGGGCCAAGGCGCGCACGCCGATCTCGGCCAAGCTGGTGGCCAATCTGCTGACCGAGGCCGGCGTCGACCGGGTGCTGACGCTGGATCTGCACGCGACGCAAATTCAGGGTTTCTTCGACATTCCCGTCGACAACCTTTATGCCGCGCCGATCTTTGCGCTGGATATCAAGCACAATTTCAAGGGCCGGATGGATGACGTCATGGTCGTCTCGCCAGATGTCGGCGGCGTCGCCCGCGCCCGCGAGATCGCGCAGCGCATCGGCGCGCCCATGGCCATCGTCGACAAGCG encodes:
- a CDS encoding 2-hydroxychromene-2-carboxylate isomerase, whose protein sequence is MAQIDYFLATASPWCYLAGDRLERIAERHGATIAYRPLDMPQLFGRTGGLPLPQRHESRQDYRLQELTRWSAHLEMPLTLRPAHFPVNMAPSSYAVIAAQAEGGDVAGLVRAFLRAVWAEERDIADDATIREILSATGHDPALADRGLFTGAEQYGRNLEDAVAAGVFGVPFYIVRETGQKFWGQDRLDFLDAHLASL
- a CDS encoding ribose-phosphate pyrophosphokinase, whose product is MPAMTEPKLISGNSNRPLAHAIARRMSMHRGMNVSPVDARVERFNDQEIFVEVFDNVRGEDMYIIQSTSNPANDNLMELLIMTDALRRSSASRITAVIPYFGYARQDRRAKARTPISAKLVANLLTEAGVDRVLTLDLHATQIQGFFDIPVDNLYAAPIFALDIKHNFKGRMDDVMVVSPDVGGVARAREIAQRIGAPMAIVDKRREKAGEIAEMTVIGEVSGKTCIIVDDICDTAGTLVKAAQLLVDHGATEVHAYITHGVLSGPAVERVSKSVMKSLVITDSIGQTEAVRACDGIRIVPTAPMFAQAILNIWNGTSVSSLFELDTLGPIYEGLYSGG